Genomic window (Arachis hypogaea cultivar Tifrunner chromosome 13, arahy.Tifrunner.gnm2.J5K5, whole genome shotgun sequence):
GTTTTAGTCATAGTTATACAAATTAAGAGAATTAGAATTTTCTGAGtgtcttgttttaatttattgaGTGATTGCAATTGTAATTATGATGTTTCTTTTTGTGATTATTTGGTATGAGTAAAGCTTGTCATTGTTGTGCCTTCATAATTTAGCACGTCGTTTTTTTATGTTAGTATTTCCAGATCcacttatatttttcaactagtaaataaaaactaattattcaatatttttatttataaattattttatataaatattttatatttgttttaagaGAAAAATTTCGCAAGGTTTTGAATATCAGCTactaaatataatccaaataaaGCTTAACTCATTTTAAAAgcattagggtgttacatcacATTAATTTGAGCAATATTTTGAAAGCTTGCAAAATCTTTTAAGTCGAAAGTTACATGATATGTCGCACCAGAGTCAATGACCCATAGTGCATATTTTGGAGTGATAATGctcataattttttgcattaaAATGTAATGCAATGGATTTACCTGGAATAGAGGTCTGAATAGAATCAATCAAAATTTTGCTTGCATTATGAGATTGTTGTTGtgcacttttattttttatcaactcTAACAAGAAAAATCTTTGTTCTGTAGAGAACTCAGATCTTGATGTTCCAATGTTCTCTTAGAGATAATTGAGTTGGGATTGTTTGTCACTGAGTATATCATCATGCTCCTTAGTGATCAGGTGATTGATTGTGGTGTTATGTTGTTACCGTTGCTGGAAATGGGAGGAGTACCCATGCTTCTTATAGCACACATCTTTTGTGTGGCCTTACTTGTTGCAATAAGAGCATGTCATTATAGCTCCACGACCTCTACTACCTGGATTTTCTCTAGGGTGGAGAAAATAAGGGTTTGATTGATCTTGAATTGAACTTGTGttgttttttgaaatttgaaattgaagatTCGTTAGTTTATAGAGGAGATTGACATTGCTCTGGTTATCAAAACTACCACTCGAGGATCTGTTCACCATATCTGTCATTTTTGAGAATATGTGAGATATGTGTGATATGTGAGTAATTGAATTAAGTTTGGATATGATTTGAGAATGAAATGTGATATATGAGGATTGTGATGATGAGTATTGGTgaaatttgggccggaggccatgaCCGGGTAAGCCTAGGAAAGTATGATGGATTGGAGGGAATGATAATTATTAATTGTAATGATGATTGATGGTAATGTGGGTTTGGTAATCAATTTTGGTAAAATATTGTTGGATTATGAATTTGTGAATTGAAATGATTTAGAATGAGTGATTAGGCTTGGATTGAATGGATTGGtgaatttaaatgttaaattgtTAGGTCTTGAAAGGTTGAGATTGGTATAGTTTGGATTTTTAAAGTTGAAAGAGAgttttgaaaaatagagaaatttggtAAAAACCTATTTTTAACGAACTTTGACGGGCCATAACTTAGTTTTCAGACCCCCAAATTTGGTAAAACTTGTCTTAAATGAAAATGAGTCCGTGGAGTTTATAACATTTAAAGAAGGgacagaaaattatttttaacaaaaaagttatgcgtaTTTAAAATTTAGGGTTAAAAACTGAATTCTACAGAAGTTGTAGAAAATTAAGGTCATGCGTACTGCGTATGCTTGAGGGGCGTTATAGACTGGAAAGAGCTTTGTGTGACGTGCGCATACCATACGTATGCACAAAAGCAAGGTCATATGTACGCACAACTTGCACTTTtagaatcaaatatttttcatgcgCGTACCATGCGCACGCACATAAGGGGACTCGTGATGCGTACGCACGAATGTTTTGTTTtgctgaaaatatttattttaactgTTTTTGTCTATCCGCTCCACTATTTTACCTCTATAACCCCTATTTAAGATCTCCTAGCTAGTGTTTAGGCTTTGGAATGAGCGAGAATGTATCGGGAGAATTAAAAAGGGGTATTTTTTGTTATGAGTTTAGAGACGGTGACTTAAGTTTGTAACGTGTTATGGATGGAATAACTAGATTAGGTTGGTGGAGTGTTGTATTGatgatgaattgagaaaatggaTGTGAATAAAAATTACGAAAgaccaaaattaaataacatacatTGATATATTATGATTTGGTAAGTTGCTATGCGCCTCGGATAAGGATGGTGGTTAGATCCCGCATGTTGAGGTTGCGGTGCCAGCGTAGGGGCTAtggcagtctcccgcctacaTTCAAATGTGAGGTCTGAGACAGTCTCCTGCTCACATAACCTTTCGTGCTATAAGAATGAACTCAGGCACTATAACTCGAAAGAGTGAGTCGGGTACATCCCAAGGATGCGCAGAAAAGTGAGCCGGACACTATATCCCCGGGAGCGCATAAAAGTGAACTGGACATTATATCCCAGGGGTGAAGAAAGTGAgctgggcactatatcccaatgATGTGGCAAAAATGTGATATCTGAAAGGATATGTCTGGTTGCCAGTTGAACCGACGAGTGATATCACAACCAATAGGATCAGCTTTCATCATTTGCATTTACTATGTGATTGCTTGCTTTGATTAATTGCATTATGCCCAAatgaataacatgcctaattgctaaTTAAATTACTTGCTGTATATGAACTcttcttgtgttttacttgtctgcattacttgtgttttaccAGTTTGAGGAGGTTCGGTAGGCAGTGGCGATCGGGTCGCGTGAAGGGTATATTAGTGAAGGCTCTAGGATAGCGGTGGCTATTAGAGTAGAAATATCTTAAGATAGATAACACTTTGTTGGTTTTAATATACATATTATAAGTTAGAATTTTATGCatgtggaagttctaggattaccttTGCCTTccagaaccttatatcttatctattggggactgttaccatattgagaactcccagttctcataccatatgttgttgtttttcaaatgcaggtcgcaaCACACCTCTGTGAGTTTGCGAACGTGGAGACAGAGTGGAGGATGACTCAGCCTTACTTATGCTTTATTTTATTatagtctctcacttttgtaaaCTTGGTGCCTTAGAGGCTTTTATTCTGAAAACAATGAGAGATGGGATGTAAGCTATTTTATTATCAAAACTCTGATGTATATTTTGTTTGAACTAGTtggcctaaactccgcaggctgcGGCTATTTCTCTTTTAGatattgtatatatataactTGATTATGTTATATCTATTGCATTGTATCTTTTCAGGATTTTAGTTATTGTGTGACCGCTTCAcacttttatctattttttatcttatattccTTTCATCAGgcttttagttttattatttcttgactatattttgtatttttgagcTTTAGAACTGTTGTGACGCGTTcgtcctttgctttacggctagagatTAAGCTTAGGGTGATAGGGTATTATAATGCTGCCAACCGACCAGTGAGTTGTTGGACTTATTTAATTGATTGAAGGCTCCTCATTTCTAACATGGCTTGGCATTTTTTTTGGGTTGACCTCTATACCTCGGCATGTTAGCATGAAACCTAAAAATTTTCCTCCATGCACCCCAAAAGCACATTTGTTTGGGTTCTGTTTCATGTTATACGTCTCAGTTACTGAAATATTTTCTCCAGGTCGCTTGTATGGGTGCCCTCAGATTTGGTCTTCGCCACCATATCGTCTATGTATACCTCTATATTTCGTTTGATATGATTAGTGAAGACCTTATCCATGAGTCTTTGATACGCAGCACCTGCATTTTTTAGCCCAAAAGGGGATAACCTTATAACAGAAATTACCATAGTAATAAAAGTTGTCTTATCATGGTCAGCCAAATATATAAGtatttggttatagcctgaataagCATTCATAAAACTTTGAAAACTATATGAGCTATCAACTAATTTGTGAATACAAGATAAAAGATGCGTCCTTTGGACAGGTTTTGTTGAGGTCGGTAAAGACCACACATATCCTCCACTTGCTATTGTGTTTTTTGACCATGACTACATTTGCTAGTCAGCTTGTAAATCTAATTGCTTTTATAAACCTAGCATCTAATAGTTTTTGGATTTTCTCTAGGGAAAAATAAGTATTGGATATCTAGGGTTTTACAATTAGGATATTCACCTAGGGTTTTTTGTGACCATATATAACCTCGTATTGCGCTCACCTGAGCAACCTATCGATTCTCCTATTGATGGTTGTAGAACTTTGCCACTTagctttattttttaatatgtagAATAGAATAATACGTTTGCACTGTTGTCCGGGTCTAAAAGGACTTTTTTTACCAACAGCTGCCGACTTGAAGTGATAAGTCTACAAGGTCGTCTAGGTTTTTATCTATCGCTTTGAAATATAAAGATTTGAATGTTATCTTTGTGATATTCACATTAGGGATTAAGTTCGGTTCAGATTAAGTGACTGACATCATGGTCCTATACGACATCTTTCTGGTAGAGTTACTGCATCCTCCACCTGCGAAACCACCAGAAATACAATTAACAATGCTAAGGagttaattaggatttctgtTTACCTTTTTCCTTTGTCTCTGTAATTGTCTTTTGACTTCCAATGTTGGCCGAAGTCTGTTGTGTTTTGTCTCTGTCCTTGACTATCAATGTATTTGTCTAATAGTCCTTGGCGAGCTAGCTTCAGAAGAAAATCCTTTGCTATAACACAATCATCTGGGTATTCCCGTACTCTTGATGAAAAGTGCAGTATTTAGATTTGTCCATATATCATTGGTCTTGATAAGTCTCTTCTTTGTTTGGTGGTTTGATCAATTTGGAATGCAAGATATCTTTAATGATGTCTTTCCTTTTGGTGTTGAATGGAGTATACGTGTCAAATTTTGGTGTCAATTTGAATGGCTTTCGGTATGCCTTATTGTTTAGGTATTTGTTTCATTTGTCCTCCTCTTTTCTAGGGTTAGGTCTTTTTGCTTTTCGAATTTGTCAGaaattttctatttcaatttgaCTTGTTGTCCTTTCTCTAAATTCGGTCAGCGTCTTTGGCTTCATCACCGCTATAGTCTCCTAGAATTTTTCAGGTTGAAGTCCACTCTCCATGGTTGCTTTAGCGAACCTCGTCATATAGTCCTTAAGACTTTCATATTATCCTTGCTTAATTAATGGTGATGAGATAGTTCGAGTCATATACATAGATCTATGAAGTTGTGAAATTGTTGACAAAGAGGTCGACGAGCTCATTGAAGCTTGATACAGAACCTGTAGGTAAACCAAAAAATCATATCAAGGCAGTACCGTCTAAGAAAGTTGGAAATATATGACAAAGTATTGGGTTAGATGCACCGCCATTCATGAACATCATTGAGTAGAATTTAGTGACATGGATGTTTGGATCACCGATTCCCTCATAGGATTTCAGTGTCATCGGCAGAGTGAAGTTTTTAGGCATTTGGAAGCTCATAATTTTCTTGAAGAAAGGATTAGTTCTTTTTACTGGTGGCTTTGGGGTGACTATCACTACGGCTTTGGTTTTCGTAGTGTGGTCATCGTCATCATCGTCGTTCCCAagatttttttgttcttcctcCTTACTTCGGTTGTTTTGCTTTTGGTTTGATAAGTTGGCCATCCGCTGGTTTTTTGTCCTCAGAAACTCATTAGCTAATAGCTTAGCCTCAATTTAAGGAGGTAGAGGAGGATTGTTTTGCTCTTCCTCCATTGATTATGACTTGCAAAAGAGGATAAAAGCAAGTAGAAGAGATAATGGTGGGGTTAAGTAAAATCAACCTCATAGTGGTGCCAAATGTTCCTGTGTGGTAAGTCCTGGGAAAGGTATAGGTCGTTCGGTCCAAGGTTGAGCTCGCTTCTGCCTAGGCTGGATGAGGTATACGTCGGCTTCTGAAGAACAGTAGTGGTagatacctgcaaagacactccaacgcTCAAATAAAAAAGAGTGTGAGATGAGTATAATGCAATTTAAAGAGAATAGcatatctttgttttcttttatgcCCTCTTCTTATAGAGCGGATTAGGTTTTGTTTTGCTCTATAGTGTGGCTAACTTGTTTGACCTAATCGTTGCCCGATTCATGTATTGCGAAGGTTACATATAACCATCTCCTTTTTTTTCCTGCTAAGATAAAGATCcctttttctgttttatttggcACGTTTCTGATTTATAACATTAACGGGTACAAGCtataacaaaaaaatgaaaaccaaACATGTTTtcagtgcttttttttttttttaaatttgaaaacaatgatcaaaacaaacatattttctaaaattttgaaaattcgaaaacaaaaatagttttcaaaaaataaaaattaaaaataaaaatagaaaacatttcCTTGTATCAAACACTATCTTAGGTTTTCAAATGTAAACCTTTTATCTTGTTTACCTTATATAAACAATCATACGATGATATGGTCGTTGTAGAGTAGTATAATTCGGTTTTTAGATTATAGGCTACAACTTCACTAACTGCTATTAATTGTAGTGTTGATCttctcaattaatttttttactaattctCTTGGATATTAGTGAGGTTGTGCTGGGAGTcctaataatatcttttttaacaATTATTCGAATTATAGCTTATGACCACCGAATTATGAATATAACGGCCAGATTATGTGCAACAATGTCAATAGTGATTGTTTATGTatcataaaaattctaacaatctTTGATCTAATATCCAAATTATAGACTGTAACTATCGAATTATAGTGACTATATCAAGAACCTTTTTATGTTAGCGAGATTGTTAAGATGATAGTTTCTACAACTATTCCATAATATCATAATGTCTTTTTTCTAGATGTCTTTTTACCTGTGAATATGGTACGTTATTGCAATTGGCCTGAACAAGAACAACTTTTGCTTTCAGCATTTAGCTTAACAATATATGTGTGTATCAGTGTATGTATTCTCTCTAGGTGTGTTCTTTGTGTCTTACGTTGTAGTTTTGTATTTAGTAGTGTTTTATTCTCTTTGTAGCTAGTAACTAATGCTAACTAACGGGAAAAAATACATTGAAGAGGGGaaacaaaagggaagaaaataaggaGAGTTTAGAAAACAATAACTTAATCTTCATTTCTCTCCAACAAATTACGCAAAAAGAGAAAGCTTTTGCATTGAAAGCAAACACATACATAAACATTGGCCTGTTCTCGATCATCATGTGCTTTTGCGCGCAATGCTAGATCTAAGATTGCAATAAATAAAATCGTTACAATCATGAGGAACAGGACCGCTTCATGAAGATCATAGAGATAATCTGAGTTCCAAATCaagttcttgagcttcacttGATTCAGAGTTGTGACTGCCTGAACCCACAGAACCACTCCTTTGTTTCTCTCTATCATTGTCATCATGTGACCCCTATAATATATACACAAATCATATTAATTGTCTTCCAAATACACTCCTTACatatatatgtatgcatgaaattagtaaaaaatcacacaaaaaatcaactataatttaatttattaatgtatattttatattgttgattaattggtaacatAAGTCATGTTACACATATTTCTTTAATATATAAGATTCCTTACATATAGGTTCAGAAACTGGAAAGGTATAGTGACCTTGGATTGAGAAGAAAACTGATTCTCCAACATGCCAGCATTAGAATTTTCCCATCTGTtttggggaaaaaaaaaaaacaaaaactcatcaaactCGTCTGGCATATCAGCAAGCAGTAAACACAATAGAGAAAGTGTTGACTTATTAGTTAAATACCTTGCTGTATTTGTTGAGCGAGAATCACCATATCTCATGTTAGTTTTCTCGTATTCGGTTAGGCCCATCTGCATTATTGCCAAACAATTTTTGTCAAAAATCTCATCATATCGTAATCATATCACATACTAATATACTATACTAGGAATATTTTACGAAAAGAAATAGAATCTTGCGTGCACTCCACATCAGGTGGGTgacaaattaaattcaatcaGATGTACCGCAGTTACTACCAAATAAATTAAACCAAGATATATATGATGAAAAGTAAATGAAATGATAAAGtgaatttgttaaattttatgGAGAATATAGCAAAACATACAATAAATAGAATTAATGAGATGAGATTTAAAAAGAGGGTACCGTAATGTTGGTTTGGAAGGCATAAGAAGGGGAGTATGATGTAGATGAggaagagtaagagaaagatgaCGATGGTGGTGATGAATATGCTGCCATTTGCGCTTTTGGATCATCCTGCATAAGAATATATATAGTGATGATGAATTTACAAGGCCAACTAGTTTTTAATTAACCAAAGAAAAATGGTACATtatcatcagaatttattatttttagacatTAGTtatctattaatatttaaaaatatgaaatttaaagTATGTTATTAGATTTTGGAAatgtttaataacaaaaaaaatttaataaaaatcaattagaATTTACTTTATTTAGCTTTCATTAATTACTGTagtaattaatgaatgttaaataaaaaaagttttggcaattttttttctttccagcattattattaaattaaaaaaaattatactaaaaaaattgaattaactactaaaaaaaattatactaaaaaaattgaatttattagtATTTCTGTTCAGGAAACAGTAGCTAGCTAGGTAGAGAAAGGGTGTTAGTTTACATACATTAATATTGTTGAAAGTAGATGATGATGGATATGAAGAGAGACGATGATGATAAGCATAGGCCATTTGACTATGTAACCTAATCTTCTCCAATTGAGCAACACCGAGTCCTCTCTGTGGTTGCCTTGGCTGCTTCtctgagttgctattcttcttcttccctttccttgatgaagatgaagaagaacaagaagaagaaccaCCACTTGCTCCTCTTTCAATATTAGCTTCTCCAAAATAACTGCTCCCCATGCTTCctctttcttaattaattatgcTACGTTGGTGGATTGGGAAATGAGAGATCTGAGAGTGCTGCGTGCTGTATATGTTTATATATTGAAGGAAATGAAATAATTATTGCATCGCTGGTGGATCAGATTGTGTATAGATTTCCATGTTATATACACCTagattccttctatatatatatatatcctcgcTCTACTTACTACTTGCCctctattttattgttttatctttttcgtcaaattaaaacaaaaatgctTCTTCCCATCGACATACATCACTTTCTACTATTCTTATATATTGCATCCCCTACATCGGACACAAAGTTTAATTTAGCTACTAATAATGAATATGTTACATgcctaatatatattattattttttgttgatgCATCTATATTTATAagattttatacataaaaaatatataatttgtacatataaattaatatatacagTTTgcaatcatattttttaaaatttgtatatataaattaataaaattttatttattaaaaataatttaatatttatactagtcaaataataataaaaagtattaaaaattgcTAATCTTCAAGAGATTCTCGCTAATAATTGTAATTCGATAACAAAACTATACAAAGTATTATTCTGAGATATTATTtgtgtttctttttctcttaGAACTATATATAGTTTGTATTTGGTTTATATCataaattcttaattttaaatttttaagaaaataaaaagtaaattgactaatattaaaaattaatttcttatactTAAATAAGATACAACAATTTCTATTTATATTCAAATCAATACATGTGTATCGTTAATTCCGCACACCTATACAATATATGTATGTTTCATAGGTTTAATAAAAGAAacctttaatttataataatgaaGTATGTTATTTATTAGGTTTTTTTTTCTTATCCAATTGTTATACATTATATACGTTGGAGAGATCTCTGAAAGCGATCGTGTCTCATTTaattaatatgttaaataagctGCCATGGTAGACATGCGTGGCCACGCGACATAAGGTATGCTGCAATgcaaagttatttatttttaactatatCTATAGGCATtgatgattataaaatattactTACATATGGAATATTTATATTGCTTTGAGCATGATTGCTTAGTGTTCTTGTGTAGAACTGCTTACCGTGTtagaaggggtagttgagaaggGGAGCCACCAGTTCGCCGTTGTCACATCACCAAATGAGATGAATGTCTCCAAAGATTTTTGACGATCAAATCAGtataaaattcaaaagatatagggttagaattaaagaaaaatacTTTTGAAAAGGACTTTGTCCGAGTATTTATAACATTTGCgtgattcattttttattttgggttTATACATCCTTAGCGCAGTATTTGTTTTGAGATATTGGGACTAAAATTAGAACATTAAATTTAGTATCATGTCTGTTGGTTCAgaaatttttgtctttatttctaaaatttcagtatttcagtatttttaaaaaataagaatacaTGAGACTGAAATTTTGGgagagactaaaattttaataatattttatatctaaaatcctcttattttaattaattaattctaactttattttttgtgcaaattaaattagaattttattcttatttccgTCTATATCTCCTACTTTACACCAAACATAATATTGAGACTTATTTCAGTCTCTATTTCTCAATCTCTGGGCTACCTAAATGAGCCGAGTACGTACTATTTGGCTAAACTTAGGAACTGAACCGTAACATTTAGCACTTTTAATTTTTGATCTCTCGACGATTTGTAAATATTTTCCTCCTTTATTATGTATCTATTTGTCTTGCGTAAAGATACATATAGGCTAGTGCTTTAATTTCAAGTATCTTATTAGTAATTAATAAGATTAATTTctcttaattaaaataattaggtAATTTAAATATGGtacatttcattttaatttatagtGTCTTCTATATTATTGAAACAAAATATATACAACATGGATATCGTATGAGTGGAACAAGTGTGAGAATAACATGATTGATTTAATTATTTGTCTatgattcttcttctactctGTATGCTATTATTTTAAGGTACTTTCATTTTATATGTGATAATGTTGACGGCAGTGATTGATCGATGTAGATAACAAAACTTTAAGTGGGTTCCACAGTGCATGTGGTTTCCTAGCTCTCGGTCAATTTGTCTCGGCTCATAATAATACGTTAAACTTAGCTGTAAAATTGCTTAGTTAATTTAAGCAACTTACTACTATGAAAGTAAAGTAAATGTATATATGTagtattaatgatattaattcaGAGGTCCAATGATATATGCTTTTTGAATCAGATATCTCGGACCATTTTAATTTACGTGGTACAGAATGTGAAACCGAAACTAATAAAATTGAAATCATTCATTTTGATGGATTTATGATCCGCGCTTTCCTGTTGTGTGTTTCATTACTTTCATATATACTTATGGAAAGAATGTATATATGTCTAGGAGTGAGTATAAATATCGGATACCTAATTATCTATTCGAATCTGAACTaattaaattggttttgaaatTAACGGATAATCAGATTTGATccgaattaaattaataactctCTTTAGTAATTAGTTCGGATAACAATTTTAAAAtgcaaaatttaaatttgaccatgtattaattaaataaaaatttaaaaatttaaaatatatatgtcTTTTAATGATTTTGAGTTTCTTTCTATTAcacttttgtatttaatttttaatgtgtttggtgtttaatatgtttggattttaatgtctttagtatttaatatatttagattttaatgtgtttaatttttaatatatttagtatttaatatatttagattatttctattgattttACATATTTATTGTACTTacagaatttttaaaataaattttttttttataaatttctgtTTCATCGAGTACCTAATTTTCGAATCGaaccaatttatttttaatcGATTTGGTTTAATTTCGgatatatacacaaaaaaatatatgctaatttttttaattggttCAATTCTAATTTCACCTTAAATTCGAACCAACTCGATCTATGCTCACTCTGAATATGTCCCAAGGTATCTTGAATTTGGAACGATAGTTTAATAGGAGGGATTGACCTAAGGATAGATATATAGTATAACTGAAGCAATATTGATACATATAGTATAAATGATTATTGTGATGATTATAATAACGTGTTTATAATTAATTGCCGAAAGACTAAATCTAATTGAGCTGTTTCACGCATGATTTGTGGGACATATTTTATGAGTTGTTTGTGTGGTGGAAAGTGAGAATCCTCCAATCTGTTAATATGACATGTGAACCCATCCATTATTCAAAAGATTTACAAGAAAGTCTACTAATCCTCTCCAGAAAGATGTCAATTGAAGCTTAACGATGGAGTGTCTTGGAAGCATATATTCAGATTTTAAagctagaatttattttttaaggaAAGAAAGTACAAGGAATTAATTTTTACTTAGTtaagaatagttaatttttttaattttaaaaattttattctttcaaaagatttaaatttatGGTTCATAATTAAAGATTTAGAAttatagattttttatttcaaatttagaatttaaaataaataaaataattttaaaaaattagtttatgtTGATTAAAACAAATTAGTTCTATAAtattactaataaaataatttttaaaaaattagttgatgttgattaaaataaattagttctATAATATTACTCAATAATGTTTGATAGTTTATAATTTTTAGAGTTATTATACGATAACAATCAATTAAAAAACTACGTTGATCACttaaattttttcataattttatatagtAAAGAAATAACAATTTTTAGATTAGAAAAGTTTAAGGActagcacttttattaaaatttggtcagcatttaactaaaaaaaataagtaatctcacaccattaaaaacattaataataactaattaatagttATAAATCACAAAACCTGCTGTGCCTCTCTTTCACATTTTATAACTAGGAAAATAATAGAAACAAAATCCACATAGATTAGTTGGAGGAAGAGTAGGATTAATATAAGGTTAAtgtaataaacaagaaaaagaagacaaAAGAAAGTGGAGGGAGATGTGAGGGAATATATGGTATCTACCATAGATTTGTATGCACATGCATCATTATTGCACACGATTTGCACAGCAAAACGATCCCTTGGGAGACGCTTTAAACCTTCCTACCACCACCAATTCCAAATCGAGGAATGCTAGGGAGCAGTAATTTTGGTGTGTTGTAATCATCAATtggtcatcaataatatttttaatggtgtaaaattaCATCTAATGGTAGGAGATTattcacttttgttttgatgatTAAGTGCTGGctagaaaacacaaaagttgctgccccctagacttttccttccAAATCAGCCACAACAATATATCAGATTTTGTCCCTTTTTTCCCATTTAATTGATGCACATATATTACACGCACGGGGACTTGAACCTAATATCTTCTCGTCATGGTTAAGGTTATGAAGATGTTATCTAGCTGTTTCTCTCTCTCAAATCGATTTTGTGTTTGATTACAGATTACTTCACAATATACATATGGATTAATCCCCTGTTCTATCTAATTTCATGCATGTACCCAATAATTAATGTATATATAATTACAgaataaattttatattcaacTTAAATATAAAGAGTAATTTGTTATTTAACaagtatttttagaatatttataagaattcaaat
Coding sequences:
- the LOC112738076 gene encoding protein SPEAR3 isoform X2, giving the protein MGSSYFGEANIERGASGGSSSCSSSSSSRKGKKKNSNSEKQPRQPQRGLGVAQLEKIRLHSQMAYAYHHRLSSYPSSSTFNNINDDPKAQMAAYSSPPSSSFSYSSSSTSYSPSYAFQTNITMGLTEYEKTNMRYGDSRSTNTARWENSNAGMLENQFSSQSKGSHDDNDREKQRSGSVGSGSHNSESSEAQELDLELRLSL
- the LOC112738076 gene encoding protein SPEAR3 isoform X1, producing MGSSYFGEANIERGASGGSSSCSSSSSSRKGKKKNSNSEKQPRQPQRGLGVAQLEKIRLHSQMAYAYHHRLSSYPSSSTFNNINDDPKAQMAAYSSPPSSSFSYSSSSTSYSPSYAFQTNITMGLTEYEKTNMRYGDSRSTNTARWENSNAGMLENQFSSQSKVTIPFQFLNLYGSHDDNDREKQRSGSVGSGSHNSESSEAQELDLELRLSL